The nucleotide sequence CGTGGCCATGAGGCCGTTGCGGGCCATGACGTGGGCGATCTCGCGGTAGCGCTGCAGGTGGAGGGCCATGACGCCCACGCTACCGACCGCGCGGAGGGACGGGCCCCGCCGCTCAGTCGGCGTACCGCAGGGCGCCCGGCCGGGCCCGCGCGTCGGCCCCGATCCGCACCCCGTCCGCGAGCGCGCCCGCCGCCCGCAGCTCCCGCAGCCTCGCCAGCACCCGGTCCCGCACGTCCCACGGGCTGAGGGTGTTGACGTTGATCTTGGTGGCGCCCTCGAAGCCGGCGAGTGTGGAGACGCGCCACTTAAGCATCACGCGCCAGGGCATCGGGGACGCGACGCCGGGCGGGCGGGTGTGCCATTCCTCGTTGGAGGGGACGTCGGGCCCGGTGGCCGCGTGGGCGGCGTGCAGCAGGTCGGACAGGGCGCGCAGCTCGGCCGCGGACTGCCGCCACGGCTGCCCCACCGGGCTCGTGGAGTAGACCTCGACCGTCGGGTACCGGTGGCCGAAGCCGGCGAACATCACGGCGTGCTCGTTGGCGGCGATCACGAGGTCGTGCGCCACGGCCACGTCCAGCGCGGCGTGGTTGAACACCTGCGGGTCCTCGCGCAGCCGGTCCAGGGCGGCGGCGTTCTGCGCGCCGACCTCGTCGATGGCCACGAGCTGCTTGTGCAGGTGGTCGAAGGAGGCGCCGGCGGGCTTGAGCCAGTTCTGGAACACGGAGACGTACCGCACGGCGGGCGTGGTCGCGTAGAGGTCCCGCATCGCGTCGGCGGTCAGGGCCAGGAACGCGTGGTGCTCGTCCGGGGTGAGGGTGCCCGAGGAGGCGAGCTGGTGGTCGTCGACGGCACCGTCGACGAAGTGCCGCCGGGCGATCACGACGTCGTGCGTGCCGCCGAAGAACGCGGCCGACGCCGCGATCAGCTCCGCTTCGGACGTCGCCGCCGCCTCCTCGGCGGAGCGGCCGGAGGCGCGCAGCTTCGCGGCGACGACGGCGCGCACATGGGCGCGGCCGGCCTCGGTGGCCAGGTACTCGTCACGACGGCGGCGCGCGTCCGGGGAGGGTTCGTAGCCGTGGTTGAGACGCCAGTAGTCGTAGCTGAGGATCTCGAAGAGGTTGGGGACCCGCCGGAAGGCGGGGGTCGTCTCCCCGAGCTGCTCCGCGGCCAGGTGCCGCAGGATCTGCCAGGCCGGGGCGCCGTCGTCGGCCCTCGTGGAGACGATGCGTGACTTCTCCGGCGGCGTCTCCAGCAGGCGGTGCTCGCAGAAGGCACAGTGCCGGCCATGCTGGGCGGGGTCGAGAGGCTGCGGGGCGGGCCGGACGAGGCCGAGCGGGCGGTGGCCGCGGCCGGGCACGGTCCAGACCTCGGTGCCGGTGAAGGGGTTGCGCTGCTTGACGGTGCCGTCCGGCAGTCGGGTGAGGGGCTCGCTCACAGACGGGTGCACGAGGCCAGGATACGAGGCGGTGTCGGCCCGGAGGGCCGAGCCCTGTTCGCCGTCGTCGATCACGCAGGTCGGGCTCGGCGACCTCCGGCGTGATCATCCCCACGGCCACCCGTGACGCGGGTACGCTGATCGCTGTTCCACGTCACAGCGCTCTCGCTCGACTCGTCTCACCCGCACGGAGGCCTCACCCATGTCGTCCCGCATCCACCACCCCGGCCTCCGGTCGAAGGTGATGTCCGCCGCGGAGGCGGCGGCGTTCATCCAGCACGGCACCACCGTGGGCATGAGCGGGTTCACGGGGTCCGGCTATCCGAAGGCCGTGCCGACGGCGCTGGCCGAGCGGGCCAAGGAGCTGCACGCGCGCGGCGAGGCGTTCCGCATCAACCTCCACACGGGGGCGTCCACCTCCGCGGAGATGGACGGTGCGCTGGCCGAGGCGGACGCCGTCGCGCTGCGCACCCCGTTCCAGTCGGACCCGACGATGCGCGCCAAGATCAACGCGGGCGCGATCGAGTACATCGACACGCACCTGTCCCACCTGGCGCAGAGCGTGTGGAACGGCTTCTACGGGCCCATGACCACGGCGGTGATCGAGGTGTCCGGGATCCGCGAGGACGGCCGTCTCGTCCCCAGCTCCTCCGTGGGCAACAACAAGTCCTGGATCGACCTGGCGGATCAGGTGATCCTCGAGGTCAACTCGTGGCAGAGCGAGGACCTCGAGGGTCTGCATGACGTCTACTACGGCACCGCGCTGCCCCCGCACCGCACGCCGATCATGCTCACCCACCCCGCGGACCGCATCGGTGAGACGTACCTGCGGTGCGATCCGGCCAAGGTGGTGGCCGTCGTCGAGACCCACGCCCCGGACCGGAACTCTGCCTTCAAGCCCGCCGACGCGGACTCGATCGCGATCGCCCAGCACCTCGTGGAGTTCTTCGAGCACGAGGTGGCCCAGGGCCGGTACGACGAGCGGCTGCTGCCGCTGCAGTCGGGCGTGGGCAACATCGCGAACGCGGTGATGTCCGAGCTCGTGAAGTCCCGGTTCACGGGCCTGTCCGCGTTCACGGAGGTGGTGCAGGACGGCATGCTCGACGCCCTGGACTCCGGCACCCTGGCGACCGCGTCCGCGACCGCGTTCTCCCTGTCCACCGAGGCCGCCGAACGGTTCAACGACAACGCCGCGAAGTACCGGGACAAGCTGATCCTGCGCACCCAGGAGATCTCCAACCACCCCGAGCTCGTGCGCCGCCTCGGCATCCTCGCCATGAACGGCATGCTCGAGGCCGACCTGTACGGCAACGTGAACTCCACGCACCTGATGGGCACGAAGATGATGAACGGTCTCGGCGGCTCCGGCGACTTCGCCCGCAACGCGTTCACCTCGTTCTTCCTCACCCCGTCCACGGCCAAGGGCGGGGACATCTCCTGCATCGTGCCGATGGTCTCGCACGTGGACCACACCGAGCACGACGTGCACGTGGTGGTCACCGAGCAGGGGCTGGCCGACCTGCGCGGCCTCTCCCCCAAGCAGCGCGCCCGCACGATCATCGACACGTGCGCGCACCCGGACTACAGGGAGCAGCTGCGGGACTACTTCGACCGCGCGATGCGTGAGTCGGACGGCCTGCACACCCCGCACCTGTTGGGCGAGGCCCTGTCCTGGCACCAGCGCTTCCTCGAGACCGGGACGATGCGTCAAGGCTGACGGCCCGCCGGGCCGGACACCTGCGGTACACCTGCGGAACGGGCCGCGCCTCGCGGCGGGGTGAGATCACGCCGGCTCCGGGCGCGCGCCCGGAGCCGGCACAGGCCCGCGGGGCCGGCGACGGCGTCAGCCGCGCCCGCCCTGCTCCCGTTCGGGGATTCCCGCGGCCCACAGGGCGGCCGCGATGAGGGCGGGCTGGCCGAACAGCCGCGCCAGGCGGCGGCCGTCCGTGTCCAGCCCGAAGCCGTCCTTGCGCTCGGCGTACTGCCCGATGTTCCCGGGGTAGATCGCGGTGTAGAAGGCCGCCAGGGCGGTGCCGG is from Micrococcus luteus NCTC 2665 and encodes:
- a CDS encoding DUF4921 family protein, coding for MSEPLTRLPDGTVKQRNPFTGTEVWTVPGRGHRPLGLVRPAPQPLDPAQHGRHCAFCEHRLLETPPEKSRIVSTRADDGAPAWQILRHLAAEQLGETTPAFRRVPNLFEILSYDYWRLNHGYEPSPDARRRRDEYLATEAGRAHVRAVVAAKLRASGRSAEEAAATSEAELIAASAAFFGGTHDVVIARRHFVDGAVDDHQLASSGTLTPDEHHAFLALTADAMRDLYATTPAVRYVSVFQNWLKPAGASFDHLHKQLVAIDEVGAQNAAALDRLREDPQVFNHAALDVAVAHDLVIAANEHAVMFAGFGHRYPTVEVYSTSPVGQPWRQSAAELRALSDLLHAAHAATGPDVPSNEEWHTRPPGVASPMPWRVMLKWRVSTLAGFEGATKINVNTLSPWDVRDRVLARLRELRAAGALADGVRIGADARARPGALRYAD
- a CDS encoding acetyl-CoA hydrolase/transferase family protein codes for the protein MSSRIHHPGLRSKVMSAAEAAAFIQHGTTVGMSGFTGSGYPKAVPTALAERAKELHARGEAFRINLHTGASTSAEMDGALAEADAVALRTPFQSDPTMRAKINAGAIEYIDTHLSHLAQSVWNGFYGPMTTAVIEVSGIREDGRLVPSSSVGNNKSWIDLADQVILEVNSWQSEDLEGLHDVYYGTALPPHRTPIMLTHPADRIGETYLRCDPAKVVAVVETHAPDRNSAFKPADADSIAIAQHLVEFFEHEVAQGRYDERLLPLQSGVGNIANAVMSELVKSRFTGLSAFTEVVQDGMLDALDSGTLATASATAFSLSTEAAERFNDNAAKYRDKLILRTQEISNHPELVRRLGILAMNGMLEADLYGNVNSTHLMGTKMMNGLGGSGDFARNAFTSFFLTPSTAKGGDISCIVPMVSHVDHTEHDVHVVVTEQGLADLRGLSPKQRARTIIDTCAHPDYREQLRDYFDRAMRESDGLHTPHLLGEALSWHQRFLETGTMRQG